The following proteins are co-located in the Paenibacillus sp. JNUCC32 genome:
- a CDS encoding phosphotransferase, with the protein MISKFKIEDEQLILFIQKNYGILIKDIEFIPVGDSAYSYKVNCIDEQQYYLKLFDHHNDRQREGIRRLHYYLPLTWDLYHQGLFINMTHPIKNCFGSLFTKLQDITIVLFNFIVGETLTEAYPFSEEILVGIAKSVATLEQITPHVNQNLLPKESFDVTFESDLLRCISILEKSNLNNDLNQSLRKLVLLKKEQILFYMNLVREIRNSVHINASQLVLCHGDMWGGNIIYHNNQLFFLDWESVIIAPPEYNLFGYIGSSFDIFISSYIKQLDRKIQINLDLIRFYSYRAHLRNLSNWVMNILFRNKDESQSINDLEMIRNHCLNRFDQIEPNIRNIRRDIVS; encoded by the coding sequence TTGATAAGTAAGTTCAAAATCGAAGATGAACAGCTTATTTTATTCATACAAAAAAACTACGGAATTCTTATTAAGGATATTGAATTTATTCCGGTCGGGGATTCGGCGTATTCCTATAAAGTAAATTGTATTGACGAACAACAATATTACTTGAAGTTATTTGATCATCATAATGATAGACAAAGAGAGGGAATACGACGACTACATTATTACCTACCTTTGACTTGGGATCTTTATCATCAAGGGTTGTTTATAAACATGACTCATCCAATAAAGAATTGCTTTGGGAGTTTATTTACTAAATTACAAGACATCACTATAGTTTTATTTAATTTTATAGTTGGAGAGACCTTGACCGAGGCATATCCTTTCTCAGAAGAGATTCTTGTAGGAATTGCAAAGTCCGTGGCTACATTAGAACAGATTACTCCGCACGTGAATCAGAATTTATTACCAAAGGAATCATTTGATGTCACTTTCGAATCTGATCTTTTGAGATGTATTTCGATCCTTGAGAAATCAAATCTAAACAATGACTTAAATCAATCACTACGAAAGCTTGTTTTATTAAAGAAAGAACAAATTCTCTTTTACATGAACTTAGTTAGAGAAATTCGGAATTCAGTTCATATCAATGCTAGCCAACTTGTTTTGTGTCACGGTGATATGTGGGGTGGAAATATCATATATCACAATAATCAGTTGTTCTTTTTAGACTGGGAATCGGTGATCATAGCACCACCTGAGTATAATTTGTTTGGCTATATTGGTTCGAGTTTCGACATCTTTATATCTTCTTATATTAAACAGTTGGATCGAAAGATTCAGATTAATCTGGACTTGATTCGCTTTTACTCTTATCGTGCACATCTTCGTAATCTATCTAACTGGGTTATGAATATTCTATTTAGGAATAAAGATGAGTCTCAAAGTATCAATGACTTAGAAATGATTCGAAACCACTGTTTAAATCGATTTGATCAAATTGAACCCAATATAAGAAATATTAGAAGAGACATAGTAAGTTGA
- a CDS encoding NUDIX hydrolase, translating to MKRIDVAYSLITDKDKTKILMVKNHKNGTWSLPGGGVEENETLDAAAIREAKEETGFDIKVHGVVAINEAILTKHDEHVVFITFRAEIIGGQQEITRPSEISHVEWVDIDRADEFMPYYQEGLKNIVKNEIEIKFFNEGKV from the coding sequence ATGAAACGAATAGACGTTGCGTATTCTTTGATTACAGATAAAGACAAAACAAAAATCCTCATGGTGAAGAATCATAAAAACGGTACTTGGTCATTACCAGGTGGAGGCGTTGAAGAAAACGAGACCTTAGATGCGGCTGCAATCCGCGAAGCAAAGGAAGAAACGGGATTTGATATTAAAGTCCACGGTGTAGTGGCTATCAATGAGGCAATATTAACAAAACATGATGAACACGTAGTGTTTATTACTTTTAGAGCTGAAATAATAGGCGGGCAACAAGAGATAACTAGACCATCCGAAATTAGTCATGTTGAATGGGTAGATATTGATAGAGCAGATGAATTTATGCCTTATTATCAAGAAGGATTAAAAAATATTGTAAAAAACGAGATTGAAATCAAGTTTTTTAATGAAGGAAAAGTTTGA